One window of Cryobacterium arcticum genomic DNA carries:
- a CDS encoding polyprenyl synthetase family protein: MAQSTRLVDLVHSRIDEFINTRESIVTTISPDLTVLVDFSRQFLSGGKRFRAQFAHLGWQSVPATAPTSSDEVPAGLAGLVSAASALEVFHAAALVHDDIIDNSDTRRGAPSAHRRFESLHGANGWAGSPADFGRASAILLGDLLLGWSDELLDEGLDAAADRVSARRARTEFNLMRTEVTAGQYLDILEERAWLTQPEAELLDRAVRVIVFKSAKYSVQAPLVIGAALAGADDDQLDILRAFGLPLGIAYQLRDDLLGVFGDASVTGKPSGDDLREGKRTVLIALARERLDTASRGTVDRLLGRPDLTPEQISELQQIIVDSGAVDRVETLIQENVTQALAALDGSLVEQSVLVALTDFAGTVTRRVF, translated from the coding sequence GTGGCTCAAAGCACTCGACTGGTCGATCTGGTTCATTCTCGCATCGACGAATTCATCAATACGCGTGAATCAATTGTGACGACCATCAGCCCTGACCTCACTGTGCTGGTGGACTTCTCACGGCAGTTTCTCAGCGGCGGGAAGCGCTTCCGGGCCCAGTTCGCACACCTCGGCTGGCAGAGCGTTCCGGCGACCGCGCCGACGTCTTCCGACGAGGTCCCCGCGGGCCTGGCCGGGCTGGTGTCGGCGGCCAGCGCACTGGAGGTCTTCCATGCCGCGGCGCTCGTCCACGACGACATCATCGACAACTCGGACACCCGCAGGGGCGCCCCCTCGGCGCACCGGCGCTTCGAGAGCCTGCACGGCGCCAACGGATGGGCCGGAAGCCCCGCCGACTTCGGCCGCGCCTCGGCGATCCTGCTCGGCGACCTCCTGCTCGGCTGGAGCGACGAACTGCTCGACGAGGGCCTCGACGCCGCCGCCGACCGGGTCAGCGCACGGCGCGCCCGCACCGAGTTCAACCTCATGCGCACCGAGGTCACGGCCGGCCAGTACCTCGACATCCTGGAGGAGCGGGCCTGGCTCACCCAGCCGGAAGCGGAGCTGCTCGACCGCGCCGTGCGGGTCATCGTCTTCAAGTCGGCCAAGTACAGCGTGCAGGCACCGCTCGTGATCGGCGCGGCCCTCGCCGGCGCCGATGACGACCAGCTCGACATCCTGCGGGCATTCGGGCTGCCGCTCGGGATCGCCTACCAGTTGCGCGACGACCTGCTCGGCGTGTTCGGCGATGCAAGCGTCACTGGCAAGCCCAGTGGCGACGACCTGCGCGAGGGCAAGCGCACCGTTCTGATCGCGCTGGCCAGGGAACGCCTGGACACGGCATCCCGCGGTACCGTCGACAGACTGCTCGGGCGCCCCGACCTCACGCCGGAGCAGATCTCCGAGCTGCAGCAGATCATCGTCGACAGCGGCGCCGTCGACAGGGTCGAGACCCTGATCCAGGAGAACGTGACTCAGGCTCTCGCCGCCCTGGACGGTTCGCTCGTGGAACAGAGCGTGCTGGTCGCGCTCACCGACTTCGCCGGCACGGTGACCCGGCGGGTCTTCTAG
- a CDS encoding DUF3040 domain-containing protein: MPLSEQEQRLLEEMERSLYHNDAEFVASVGGTRLRPNYRSIVLGVLAGVVGIATLVAGVAVQQLWLGIIGFIIMFGGVLLAITPGRTARATRPSSSQTRRPAQARTQQGFMDKLNDRWDRRQDGQQ; the protein is encoded by the coding sequence ATGCCGCTTTCAGAACAAGAGCAGCGACTCCTCGAAGAGATGGAGCGCAGTCTCTATCACAACGATGCCGAATTCGTGGCGAGCGTCGGGGGCACGCGCCTCCGCCCCAATTACCGATCCATAGTCCTCGGGGTCCTCGCCGGCGTCGTGGGGATCGCGACTCTTGTGGCCGGCGTTGCGGTGCAGCAGCTCTGGCTGGGCATCATCGGATTCATCATCATGTTCGGCGGGGTGCTTCTGGCCATCACGCCGGGTCGCACCGCCCGGGCGACGAGGCCGTCGTCCTCCCAGACCCGCCGCCCCGCGCAGGCGCGCACCCAGCAGGGCTTCATGGACAAGCTCAACGACCGCTGGGACCGCCGCCAGGACGGACAGCAATAA
- the mraZ gene encoding division/cell wall cluster transcriptional repressor MraZ codes for MFLGTYAPKLDDKGRVILPAKFRDELSTGIVMTRGQERCLYVFTSRDFDEVHEKIRQAPITSKEGRDFFRVFLSGASAETPDKQNRVTIPANLRAYAGLDRDLTVIGVGNRVEIWDTEVWDTYLAEQETSFANITEEVIPGLF; via the coding sequence ATGTTCCTCGGGACCTATGCCCCCAAGCTCGACGACAAAGGACGCGTCATCCTGCCGGCCAAATTCCGCGACGAGCTCTCGACCGGCATCGTGATGACTCGCGGTCAGGAACGCTGCCTCTACGTCTTCACCTCGCGTGACTTCGACGAGGTGCACGAGAAGATCCGCCAGGCGCCCATCACGAGCAAGGAGGGGCGGGACTTCTTCCGCGTCTTCCTGTCGGGAGCCAGCGCCGAAACCCCCGACAAGCAGAACCGCGTCACCATCCCGGCCAACCTCAGGGCGTACGCGGGACTCGACCGCGACCTTACGGTCATCGGCGTGGGCAACCGCGTGGAGATCTGGGACACCGAGGTCTGGGACACCTACCTCGCCGAGCAGGAAACCTCGTTCGCCAACATCACGGAGGAGGTGATTCCGGGACTCTTCTAG
- the rsmH gene encoding 16S rRNA (cytosine(1402)-N(4))-methyltransferase RsmH yields the protein MTTDTTAASPGDRPQLSEIHTPVLLERSIELLGPVLDKPGAILVDATLGMGGHAEAMLSRFPGLTLVGLDRDLDALAIAEERLKPFHDRIHLVHTVYDGILDALAGLGISEVQGILFDLGVSSMQLDQVERGFSYSKDAPLDMRMDSTSPLTAERILADYSEAELRRIFQEYGEEKLAGRYAKAIVEARETAPFVRSAQLVEVITKVTPVAVQRMGHPAKRVFQALRIEVNQELAVLERAIPAAMEAVAVGGRIVTMAYQSLEDRIVKRMFAAASTSSAPAGLPVELPEHKPLFTLLIRGAEQASEDEKAINPRATSVRLRAAERLRRAE from the coding sequence ATGACCACCGACACCACCGCAGCGAGCCCGGGCGACCGGCCCCAGCTGAGCGAGATCCACACCCCGGTGCTGCTGGAGCGCAGCATCGAGCTCCTGGGTCCCGTTCTGGACAAGCCCGGCGCGATCCTCGTCGACGCCACCCTCGGCATGGGCGGCCACGCCGAAGCCATGCTCAGCCGCTTCCCCGGACTCACCCTGGTGGGGTTGGACCGCGACCTCGACGCGCTGGCCATCGCCGAGGAGCGCCTCAAGCCGTTCCACGACCGCATCCACCTGGTCCACACGGTCTACGACGGCATCCTCGACGCCCTCGCCGGTCTCGGCATCAGCGAGGTCCAGGGCATCCTGTTCGACCTGGGCGTCTCCAGCATGCAGCTCGACCAGGTCGAGCGCGGCTTCTCCTATTCCAAGGACGCCCCGCTGGACATGCGCATGGACAGCACCTCGCCGCTCACCGCCGAACGCATCCTCGCCGACTACAGCGAGGCCGAACTGCGTCGCATCTTCCAGGAGTACGGCGAGGAGAAACTCGCCGGACGCTACGCCAAGGCGATCGTCGAGGCCCGCGAGACCGCGCCGTTCGTCCGGTCGGCGCAGCTGGTCGAGGTCATCACCAAGGTCACCCCCGTCGCGGTGCAGCGGATGGGGCACCCCGCCAAGCGGGTGTTCCAGGCGCTCCGCATCGAGGTCAACCAGGAACTGGCCGTTCTCGAACGCGCCATCCCCGCCGCGATGGAAGCTGTCGCCGTCGGCGGCCGCATCGTGACGATGGCCTACCAGTCGCTCGAAGACCGCATCGTCAAGCGGATGTTCGCCGCCGCCTCCACGTCCAGCGCCCCCGCCGGACTCCCCGTCGAACTGCCGGAGCACAAGCCGCTGTTCACTCTGCTCATCCGCGGCGCCGAGCAGGCGTCCGAGGACGAGAAAGCCATCAACCCCCGTGCAACGTCGGTTCGCCTGCGTGCCGCTGAACGACTGAGGAGAGCCGAATGA
- a CDS encoding peptidoglycan D,D-transpeptidase FtsI family protein has product MSSKRRVAATILVLVAIIGLFVVRLVDIQVVRADSLSADSLGNRSVEKTVYGSRGEILDANGVVLAGTVMRYDVVVSPKNTSTFTRTVNGKDVSVPVAQAAAEIGAITGQTAEAVQGIVTDSLTENPKSDFAYITKQVDVDAFRALDALDIPWLYLYQNPSRVYPNGAVAGNLVGFVSGEGEAQAGLELGQDSCLASNNGIETYERGADGVRLPESTVTTKAAVDGSDVVTTIDSDLQWFVQQVLAKQAQATGAAWGNVVVQEVKTGKLVAVADYPAVDPNNVSATTNPDDRGSRAFSASYEPGSTFKALTAASVIDAGLADPNSQVVAPYRYLPANGANINDSSAHGDLRLTLTGVLIESSNTGMSKFGELLNDQQRYDYMTKFGVGSVTESGFPAEDSGILHAAENWDNQTAYATMFGQGLTTTALQVSSIYQTIANNGVRMPVQLVSGCKAADGTVTEVPSTEGTQVVSPTAARETADMLEMVYQQGWLAEKWKIPGYRVAAKTGTAQMPDGNGGYTKGYLVSVSGFAPADDPQYVVSVSLADPVNMNSSAASAPVFQEVMSQVLKKYRAVPSGAAAPDLSGTW; this is encoded by the coding sequence ATGTCCAGCAAGCGCAGGGTGGCGGCGACGATTCTCGTCCTCGTCGCGATCATCGGACTCTTCGTGGTACGCCTCGTCGATATCCAGGTGGTGCGCGCCGACTCCCTCAGCGCCGACTCCCTCGGCAATCGCTCGGTGGAGAAGACGGTCTACGGCTCCCGCGGCGAGATCCTCGACGCCAACGGGGTCGTGCTGGCCGGAACGGTCATGCGCTACGACGTCGTCGTCTCGCCCAAGAACACCAGCACCTTCACCCGCACCGTCAACGGCAAGGATGTCTCGGTGCCGGTGGCCCAGGCCGCGGCCGAGATCGGGGCCATCACCGGCCAGACCGCCGAGGCCGTGCAGGGCATCGTCACGGACTCCCTGACCGAGAACCCCAAGTCCGATTTCGCCTACATCACCAAGCAGGTCGATGTCGATGCCTTCCGCGCCCTCGACGCCCTCGACATCCCCTGGCTGTACCTCTACCAGAACCCGAGCCGGGTCTACCCCAACGGCGCCGTCGCCGGCAACCTCGTCGGCTTCGTCTCCGGTGAGGGCGAGGCCCAGGCCGGCCTCGAGCTGGGTCAGGACTCCTGCCTGGCCAGCAACAACGGCATCGAGACCTATGAGCGCGGCGCCGACGGCGTGCGCCTGCCCGAAAGCACGGTCACCACGAAGGCCGCCGTGGACGGCAGCGATGTCGTCACCACCATCGACTCCGACCTGCAGTGGTTCGTCCAGCAGGTGCTCGCCAAGCAGGCCCAGGCCACCGGCGCCGCCTGGGGCAACGTCGTCGTGCAGGAGGTCAAGACCGGCAAGCTCGTCGCCGTTGCCGACTATCCCGCCGTCGACCCCAACAATGTGAGCGCGACGACCAACCCTGACGACCGCGGCTCCCGCGCCTTCAGCGCCTCGTACGAGCCCGGCTCGACCTTCAAGGCCCTCACCGCGGCATCCGTCATCGACGCAGGCCTCGCCGACCCGAACTCCCAGGTCGTCGCCCCGTACCGCTACCTGCCCGCCAACGGAGCCAACATCAACGACAGCTCTGCGCACGGCGACCTGCGGCTGACGCTGACGGGTGTCCTCATCGAGTCGTCCAACACGGGCATGTCCAAGTTCGGCGAGCTCCTGAACGACCAGCAGCGTTACGACTACATGACCAAGTTCGGTGTCGGCAGCGTCACCGAGAGCGGCTTCCCCGCCGAGGACTCCGGCATCCTGCACGCCGCGGAGAACTGGGACAACCAGACCGCCTACGCCACCATGTTCGGCCAGGGCCTGACCACGACGGCCCTGCAGGTGTCGAGCATCTACCAGACCATCGCCAACAACGGGGTGCGCATGCCCGTGCAGCTGGTGTCCGGCTGCAAGGCCGCAGACGGCACCGTGACCGAGGTTCCCTCCACCGAGGGCACCCAGGTCGTGTCGCCCACCGCGGCCCGCGAGACCGCCGACATGCTCGAGATGGTCTACCAGCAGGGCTGGCTCGCCGAGAAGTGGAAGATCCCCGGCTACCGCGTGGCCGCCAAGACCGGAACGGCCCAGATGCCCGACGGCAACGGCGGGTACACCAAGGGCTATCTTGTGTCGGTGTCGGGCTTCGCCCCGGCCGACGATCCGCAGTACGTCGTTTCGGTGAGTCTGGCCGATCCTGTTAACATGAATTCTTCAGCAGCATCCGCTCCGGTCTTCCAGGAAGTCATGAGTCAGGTGCTGAAGAAGTACCGGGCAGTTCCCTCGGGCGCCGCCGCGCCTGATCTCTCCGGTACCTGGTAA